One genomic region from uncultured Subdoligranulum sp. encodes:
- a CDS encoding DUF3851 family protein, whose product MKPEILHNDHMMFLDRALETQRTALLTAMADAVSECRTAADQAAELTETGEIGLLRLVEILCAAKVQRGQAGGAVLEGTEVQILADVVAQLYACLTECRFVGPLGLAAYAELSSMAASLMLGEWFD is encoded by the coding sequence ATGAAACCCGAAATTCTGCATAACGACCACATGATGTTTCTGGACCGGGCGCTGGAAACCCAGCGCACCGCGCTGCTGACGGCGATGGCGGACGCCGTTTCCGAGTGCCGCACGGCGGCGGACCAGGCCGCTGAACTGACTGAAACCGGCGAAATTGGCCTGCTGCGGCTGGTGGAGATTCTGTGCGCCGCCAAGGTCCAGCGCGGGCAGGCCGGAGGTGCCGTGCTGGAGGGCACCGAGGTCCAGATTTTGGCCGACGTGGTGGCCCAGCTCTACGCCTGCCTGACCGAGTGCCGCTTCGTGGGTCCGCTGGGGCTGGCGGCCTATGCGGAGCTTTCCAGCATGGCGGCCTCCCTCATGCTGGGAGAATGGTTTGATTAA